The DNA sequence TGAGCCTCTACCGTGCTTTGAATACAAAAGCATACATGTTGAAAGCGGCCAAAGAACTCGAGGCAAGCAAGGCCAAGGGATACCAAGCTGTGAAAGATTGCTTGGCGGAAATCAACGATAGTGTGGAACAAATTAGCCAATCTATCATAGAGCTCCGTCGCTTGGGGCATGAACCAGTAGGAGATGATTTCTTTTGGCACATAAGTAACGTTGAGACTTGGGTTAGTGCTGCCTTAACCGATGTAAGCACTTGTTTAGATGAGTTGCCGGGACGTAATATGAGTAAGTTGAAGGCCACGATCAAGGGAAAAGTCTTGAATGTGGTGCAGGCTACTAGTAATGCTTTAGCCTTGTTTCATCGATATGCGGCAAGGTATAGAGTTGCTCGGGCCAAGAAGCCTTGAGGACTTTTGTGGATGCATGTAAAAAACGGGCTTATGTTGTTCTTGTAATATAGTTATGAATATACTTAATCAAggcatgtaaatttttttaaatatttatatttgtttattttttagtattgtattttttatatttttatatttaaaaaaataaaaaaaaatactgtaaaaaaattttaaaatactttaacaCTATCGTACAAAAGCTAGGTGAGTTTTCTCTATGAATGTAACAATGTCATTTTGGAGAATACAGGCTCTAAGACAAGTATTTGATTTTTAAGgataaatgattaatttataaataaattaaaaaatattataaattaagatgactttgatatgttatattaaattataaaagatttttttttattaatctaataatatattacattgAATCTAtttaattcttataaatatattattattaaaatattttaaaaaatattatatcaataaCAAAATGATATATGGGCCATATCATgaagtgtttgtatttaaaaataaaatgagaggaattaaaatgatttataaataataataaaatttaagagttaagaattataaataataatgaaagctCCATCCAAACAGTTTCTGAGATCAAACAAGTAGCattgttattctattttttagcCAACGAAGACCCAACGCCTGTATAAAAACCGACGAAGAGAAAATATCATTACGAATAGAGCAAATACGGTACACGAGTCTCTCTGTTATCTGCAgatattttttcttcctctccgaTCAGATATGAACTGTCTTCAGAATCTTCCGAGGTCTGCTTCAACATTTCTTACACTCtctgattttgttttccttttaattatCTTACCAGTTAATTTTCTTCctaatgtaatattatttatttttcgaaTTTCAGTGCCCCTGCCTTGCCTCTGCAAAGCTTCAAAAGCCATCAGCGAAATCCTTACTCCCTTGTCAACGCACTGGTGCACTCATCTTCTACTCTCTTCGTGTGCTTATAAGTAGATGGATGTATTTATATGAGTGTGTTTATGTATATATTCATGCGTGTACGTAATTTGACAAGATTTTAGGATTTAATGCAGGGAGTGATGAGTAGTGCTGGTCTACAACTACGACGAAGCATGGCGCTCAAGGTAACATGAGAAACC is a window from the Juglans regia cultivar Chandler chromosome 7, Walnut 2.0, whole genome shotgun sequence genome containing:
- the LOC108980847 gene encoding pectinesterase inhibitor 9-like, which encodes MAESAFARRSRSRAYIEASCRTTRYPTLCIKYLCGYANANIQSPEQLAHLALSVSLYRALNTKAYMLKAAKELEASKAKGYQAVKDCLAEINDSVEQISQSIIELRRLGHEPVGDDFFWHISNVETWVSAALTDVSTCLDELPGRNMSKLKATIKGKVLNVVQATSNALALFHRYAARYRVARAKKP